The Paenibacillus macerans genome includes a window with the following:
- a CDS encoding tyrosine-type recombinase/integrase, translated as MTTNSNKNAANQLTMLHTNLNNFSDEKIVHMFVSACCTADNTRRSYLRAIHCFREFIGFKKLDSVTWREIEAFKLYLQQREKVTSKRALAPASIAAFIAPLKSLYKWGSDSNVGFFEKNPTTNVRLPVIQVTSHRNFLTKKEVGLLLKHLQQQSQRNYLMGLSLVLLGLRVSELNSVYWGNFHTDPMETSVWLTLHYTKGGRTREIKVPQHLWEIFAEYARGLAGGAEPPDTLRLFPISTRQIERIIRKAGESCGITKKLTPHWLRHTNATLALLGGASLQQVQETLGHAHINTTQRYLHTVEQMKKAAPDYVQDCLKEFIN; from the coding sequence ATGACTACCAATAGCAACAAGAATGCTGCAAATCAGTTGACTATGCTGCATACGAACTTGAATAACTTTAGCGACGAAAAAATCGTGCACATGTTTGTGAGTGCCTGCTGTACGGCAGACAATACGAGGAGGAGCTACTTGAGGGCAATCCATTGTTTTCGGGAGTTCATCGGGTTCAAGAAGCTTGATTCGGTAACATGGAGAGAGATTGAGGCCTTCAAGCTGTACCTGCAGCAACGCGAGAAAGTAACCTCCAAACGCGCATTGGCCCCGGCTAGCATCGCCGCTTTTATTGCTCCGCTAAAATCGCTGTACAAGTGGGGGAGCGACAGCAACGTAGGTTTTTTTGAAAAGAATCCTACAACGAATGTGCGTTTGCCGGTAATTCAGGTGACCAGCCACCGTAACTTTTTAACCAAAAAGGAAGTAGGATTGTTGCTTAAGCATTTGCAGCAGCAAAGCCAAAGAAATTATTTGATGGGGCTTTCGCTTGTATTGCTTGGTCTGCGGGTGTCCGAACTGAATTCGGTGTACTGGGGAAATTTCCATACTGATCCTATGGAGACCAGCGTTTGGCTTACGCTTCACTATACAAAAGGAGGGAGGACAAGAGAAATAAAGGTGCCCCAGCATTTATGGGAAATATTTGCGGAATATGCAAGGGGTCTAGCCGGTGGCGCGGAACCACCCGATACGCTCAGGCTGTTTCCTATTTCTACGAGACAAATTGAACGTATCATTCGTAAAGCCGGGGAAAGCTGCGGCATTACAAAAAAGCTTACGCCCCACTGGCTGCGGCATACCAACGCAACCTTGGCTTTGCTGGGAGGAGCTTCGCTTCAGCAAGTGCAGGAAACGCTTGGGCATGCGCATATCAATACGACTCAGCGATATTTGCATACTGTAGAGCAAATGAAAAAAGCAGCTCCGGATTATGTACAGGACTGCTTAAAGGAATTTATTAACTGA
- a CDS encoding HD-GYP domain-containing protein — MSSLQKFIDNQVMVQQDSTSLIQLINFMRAKRPEVYRHSIRVAMLAERIATEMNLEECDKENLLRGCFLHDLGKIMLPLDVLEQAAPLTPRQWKIIKLHPQVGADLLHNISEFEEPVIEVILYHHERWDGQGYPYGLREQDIPLLARICSVADAFDAMMSARPYRQSLPLEQIKQELWRNRAIQFDPDITRLTLELLESDTSYFEFFQER, encoded by the coding sequence ATGAGCTCCTTGCAGAAATTTATTGACAATCAGGTTATGGTACAGCAAGATTCAACATCACTGATTCAGTTGATCAACTTTATGCGCGCAAAACGTCCTGAAGTCTATCGGCATAGCATACGGGTAGCTATGCTGGCGGAACGTATAGCCACGGAGATGAATCTGGAGGAATGCGATAAAGAAAACTTGCTGCGCGGCTGCTTTCTTCATGATCTGGGGAAAATCATGCTGCCTTTGGATGTGCTGGAGCAGGCTGCGCCCCTTACCCCGCGCCAATGGAAAATTATCAAACTCCATCCGCAGGTGGGCGCCGACCTTTTACATAACATCTCCGAATTTGAAGAACCGGTCATCGAAGTGATTCTTTATCATCATGAGCGTTGGGATGGGCAAGGTTACCCCTATGGATTGAGAGAACAGGACATTCCATTATTGGCCCGCATCTGCTCTGTAGCCGATGCCTTTGACGCCATGATGAGCGCACGTCCATACCGTCAAAGTTTGCCATTGGAACAGATCAAGCAGGAGCTATGGAGGAACAGAGCCATCCAGTTCGATCCTGATATCACCCGCTTGACACTTGAACTGCTTGAGTCGGACACGTCTTATTTCGAATTTTTTCAAGAAAGGTAG
- a CDS encoding chemotaxis protein CheW has product MHSTDNEQYIEFCVDGENYAISISEIHEIIKMQEITDIPNTYSYVQGVINLRGRIVPVISLRSLFMLEPDEYTKNTRIVVVNHKQEAVGIIVDKVSKVTTFGDIQPPPDKIADVSGSYFTGIGLASDESLVGILKLDEVLIGNS; this is encoded by the coding sequence ATGCATTCAACGGACAATGAGCAGTACATCGAGTTTTGTGTAGATGGTGAGAACTACGCGATCTCCATCTCCGAGATTCATGAAATTATTAAAATGCAGGAAATCACGGATATCCCCAATACTTATTCATATGTTCAGGGTGTCATCAATTTACGCGGCCGGATTGTACCTGTCATCAGCCTAAGAAGCTTATTTATGCTGGAGCCGGACGAGTACACGAAAAATACGCGTATCGTGGTCGTCAACCACAAACAGGAAGCGGTCGGAATCATTGTGGACAAGGTTAGCAAAGTAACTACCTTTGGGGACATTCAGCCTCCACCCGACAAGATTGCCGATGTAAGCGGCAGTTATTTTACAGGTATTGGGTTGGCGTCTGATGAAAGCCTGGTGGGAATTCTAAAGCTGGATGAAGTGCTTATCGGAAACAGCTAG
- a CDS encoding chemotaxis protein CheA: MTDLSEYRALFLEELDEQLQYIEEEVLRLEHEGDTDTAVDRLFRAAHTLKGSSAAMGYHKMKEVTHQLEHLLHQVRNGERTVTKPLINLMFTGLDVMKGLQAEIVRTDAETSDISPLLQQLQQFSMNAASESVIPEPPNAFSGGAKEELPGDVGQPPAQRSVYTETKSKSQTIRVNIERLDHLMNLAGELVIDQTRIQQVNTLFRQRFGSDDLVEELFQLSDHLSLLIGELQDGVMKARMLPIEQLYNRFPRMIRDLAESLGKQVDLILQGKDTELDRTLIEEIGDPLIHLLRNAVDHGIEAPEQRRLSGKSERGTVTLSSAHQDNHVVISIRDDGAGIDADKLRGSAVSKGLLSQTEARRLSDEEALQLIFKPGFSTASAVSDVSGRGVGMDIVRNNIERMSGMIDVETVKGQGTLFRIRLPLTLAIVTGLLVNISGRVFIIPMSSVAEITRIEAKEIKRLRGKPVIKIRHQVIPVIWLHDHFQYPRPPVRRYLPMVIIGRGEKRAALAVDELMGNQEIVIKSLGSFIGKIGGISGATILGSGNVALILDVESVVKLSGHAQANSSI; this comes from the coding sequence GTGACGGATCTATCGGAATACCGAGCATTATTTTTAGAAGAGCTGGATGAACAGCTTCAATATATTGAAGAAGAAGTTTTGCGTCTTGAGCATGAGGGGGATACCGACACGGCCGTTGATCGGCTGTTTCGGGCCGCGCACACTTTGAAAGGCTCCTCGGCAGCCATGGGTTATCACAAAATGAAGGAAGTGACCCATCAACTTGAGCATCTGCTCCATCAAGTGCGAAACGGTGAACGAACGGTCACCAAGCCATTGATCAACCTAATGTTCACGGGACTCGATGTCATGAAAGGGCTCCAAGCGGAAATTGTCCGAACCGATGCCGAAACTTCGGATATTTCTCCTCTTCTGCAGCAACTTCAGCAGTTCAGCATGAATGCTGCCTCGGAATCAGTTATTCCCGAACCCCCCAATGCATTTTCCGGAGGTGCAAAGGAGGAACTGCCGGGGGATGTGGGACAGCCTCCTGCGCAGCGCTCCGTTTATACGGAGACAAAAAGCAAATCGCAAACGATCCGAGTCAATATTGAACGGCTGGATCATCTGATGAATCTGGCGGGTGAACTGGTTATTGATCAGACGCGGATCCAACAGGTGAATACGTTATTTAGACAAAGATTTGGTTCTGATGACCTTGTGGAAGAGCTATTTCAGCTTTCCGATCACTTGAGCCTGCTCATCGGCGAACTGCAGGACGGTGTGATGAAAGCCCGGATGCTTCCGATTGAGCAGTTGTACAACCGTTTTCCGCGCATGATTAGAGATTTGGCCGAATCTTTGGGCAAGCAGGTAGACCTCATTTTGCAGGGTAAAGACACCGAACTGGATCGCACATTAATTGAAGAAATTGGCGATCCTTTGATCCACTTGCTGCGCAATGCCGTTGATCACGGCATTGAAGCGCCGGAGCAACGGCGGTTGAGCGGCAAAAGCGAACGCGGTACGGTCACCTTGTCCTCCGCACATCAGGACAACCATGTCGTGATTTCAATCCGGGACGACGGCGCTGGCATCGATGCGGACAAGCTTCGCGGATCCGCGGTAAGCAAAGGGCTGCTATCGCAAACCGAAGCCCGGCGCTTAAGCGATGAGGAAGCTTTGCAGCTCATCTTCAAGCCCGGTTTTTCCACGGCTTCCGCAGTCAGCGATGTCTCCGGGCGCGGCGTCGGCATGGACATCGTCCGCAACAATATTGAACGAATGAGCGGCATGATCGATGTTGAGACCGTTAAGGGACAAGGTACCCTGTTCCGTATCCGCCTCCCTCTTACTTTAGCCATTGTCACAGGACTGCTCGTTAATATCAGCGGGCGGGTATTTATTATTCCCATGAGCAGTGTGGCGGAAATTACCCGGATCGAAGCCAAAGAAATCAAAAGATTGCGCGGGAAACCTGTAATTAAGATTCGTCATCAAGTTATTCCTGTCATCTGGTTGCACGATCATTTTCAGTATCCGCGTCCCCCCGTTCGGCGTTATTTGCCCATGGTCATTATCGGAAGAGGCGAAAAACGAGCCGCGCTGGCGGTAGACGAGCTGATGGGCAATCAGGAGATCGTTATCAAAAGTCTTGGCAGCTTTATCGGCAAAATCGGCGGCATTTCAGGAGCAACCATTTTAGGCAGCGGGAATGTGGCCCTTATTCTTGACGTGGAAAGCGTTGTTAAGCTTTCCGGCCATGCACAGGCAAATTCATCAATTTAG
- a CDS encoding methyl-accepting chemotaxis protein, whose amino-acid sequence MKFFYNLKTSVKLISAFLLVSLILAFVGFYSLNNLNKMNGSVKSMYEYGLVPLQSVQSAQISYTRMRVLIRNIYMADDRAAQESNAELLETEKKELMNHMNAFRNTVLSDKSAAALEPFDGLWNEYAPLVDKAVQLGLNGRSDEMKTLINNDLTTVGNKIRDLLNTLIDINMAEADETKDAGEALYVSSRNVSIVVIAASVVISILLGYVISQIISRPLARVAHLVQEVAGGNLQNALDISTKDEIGQLAQGVNNMVASLRETVSNILSHSQSLAAASQQISASTEEIASGNASQANDAQTISELFKELSSAIHAVARNTEQASELSSETVRIAEEGSGVVQSSSESMKSVSLQMTRLEDDSQKVGEIIGVIEDIADQTNLLALNAAIEAARAGEQGRGFAVVADEVRKLAERSGEATKQITGIIKGMQENTRASVKSVQESAELSERTGESFGHIVSYVNDAGQKVAEIAAASEQQAAQTATVLSAVENISATTQEAAASSEETAATAQSLAQLAEELQRSVSVFKL is encoded by the coding sequence ATGAAATTTTTCTATAATCTGAAAACGAGCGTAAAGCTGATTTCCGCATTTTTGCTAGTATCTCTGATTCTCGCTTTTGTTGGCTTTTATAGTCTTAATAATTTGAACAAAATGAATGGTTCCGTGAAGTCCATGTACGAATATGGCCTTGTTCCCTTACAATCCGTACAATCGGCGCAGATCAGCTACACCCGCATGCGGGTGCTGATTCGCAACATCTATATGGCGGATGACAGAGCCGCGCAAGAGAGCAACGCAGAACTCCTGGAAACAGAGAAAAAAGAACTGATGAATCATATGAACGCTTTTCGCAATACGGTCCTGAGCGATAAATCCGCGGCTGCTTTGGAGCCGTTTGACGGACTCTGGAATGAATATGCACCTTTGGTTGATAAAGCTGTGCAACTAGGATTGAATGGACGCAGTGACGAGATGAAGACGCTGATCAACAACGATTTGACCACGGTCGGCAATAAAATCAGAGACTTGTTGAACACTTTGATCGATATCAATATGGCGGAGGCTGACGAGACCAAAGATGCGGGCGAAGCATTGTACGTTTCCTCCCGGAATGTATCCATTGTTGTTATCGCAGCTTCCGTGGTGATATCTATTTTGCTCGGATACGTGATCTCGCAGATTATATCGAGACCCCTCGCCCGCGTCGCTCACCTCGTCCAAGAAGTAGCAGGCGGAAATCTGCAAAACGCACTGGATATATCCACCAAGGATGAGATCGGACAACTCGCCCAAGGAGTCAATAACATGGTGGCCAGCTTGCGGGAAACCGTCAGCAACATTTTAAGCCACTCCCAAAGCCTCGCCGCAGCATCGCAGCAAATTTCGGCCAGCACCGAGGAGATTGCCAGCGGGAATGCAAGCCAAGCCAATGATGCCCAAACCATCAGCGAGCTGTTCAAAGAATTGTCCTCAGCGATTCATGCTGTGGCCCGCAATACCGAACAGGCCTCGGAATTGTCCAGCGAAACGGTGCGCATCGCCGAAGAAGGCAGCGGGGTCGTTCAGTCATCCAGCGAAAGCATGAAATCGGTAAGCCTGCAGATGACAAGACTGGAAGATGACTCGCAAAAAGTCGGCGAAATTATCGGGGTTATTGAAGATATTGCGGATCAAACCAATCTGCTGGCGCTAAATGCCGCTATTGAGGCCGCGCGGGCCGGAGAACAAGGGCGCGGGTTTGCGGTCGTCGCCGACGAAGTACGGAAATTAGCCGAACGGAGCGGCGAAGCCACGAAGCAAATTACGGGCATCATTAAAGGAATGCAGGAAAATACACGCGCCAGTGTAAAATCCGTGCAGGAAAGTGCGGAATTGTCCGAACGCACCGGAGAATCTTTTGGGCACATCGTCAGCTATGTCAATGATGCCGGCCAAAAGGTGGCAGAGATCGCTGCCGCCAGCGAGCAGCAGGCTGCGCAAACCGCCACCGTGCTCTCCGCGGTTGAGAATATCTCGGCTACAACGCAGGAAGCGGCCGCAAGCAGTGAAGAAACGGCTGCCACCGCCCAATCGCTGGCCCAACTGGCGGAAGAACTGCAGCGTTCCGTTTCTGTGTTCAAGCTTTGA
- a CDS encoding BlaI/MecI/CopY family transcriptional regulator: MRKKAQSISPSELVVMKVLWKERNCTASVIIDQVSMEAEWHFRTIKTLLRNLVRKQFAGFKVDEHDSRIYYYFPLIEEEAYLRQERQQFLDMYYNGNRHSLLAGFLQDGGLSPREAEMLKQLLSQNDEPRGDERP, encoded by the coding sequence TTGAGAAAAAAAGCACAGAGCATCAGCCCTTCCGAACTGGTCGTCATGAAGGTGTTGTGGAAGGAAAGAAACTGCACCGCCAGTGTCATCATTGATCAGGTGTCCATGGAAGCCGAATGGCATTTTCGCACGATCAAGACGCTGCTGCGAAATTTGGTAAGGAAACAATTCGCAGGTTTTAAGGTGGATGAACACGACAGCCGAATCTATTATTACTTTCCTCTGATCGAAGAGGAAGCTTATTTGCGGCAGGAGCGGCAGCAATTTTTGGATATGTATTATAACGGGAACAGGCACTCCCTTCTGGCAGGATTCCTTCAGGACGGGGGCCTATCCCCGCGCGAGGCGGAAATGCTCAAACAACTGTTGTCCCAAAATGACGAGCCCCGCGGGGATGAGCGGCCCTGA
- a CDS encoding M56 family metallopeptidase, producing MDILLPLLALKGIELTLAASVIALLVLMLRRFGRKLLGPQTICWLWLLFLLKLCLPFAIPSPTSIENWTDAYLYERQFGVGAAFSSIGRGWSEVREVVLGPPALSPPSRETRVYRDGEETWIPLPSLEHQLIESTRTQSSLTEVVIAVACVWIGGICIYAAIDWTRSRRTRRLVRSALSCEDRELLELFDKCREEAGIRGHVRLMRSGILFPALHGLRRPVILLPYDYDKNYSAEELRFILLHELMHYKQKDLLLLGLSRALQIAHWINPLVHLAVHKYRDDLEIRCDSRVLLLLRREEQTRYGMLLIRQGELNSMPSLPGIGANLVTRHAPLAERIRTIANFRTERQGKLKAISGVCLFVFLFFCLLPSNNMYAALYADNSPKLYAFWLDERTDPRSQQTLSSIAEQMSGLPSNNPSVSMLLKSDFDSLPLGQFRTRLRILSETERDCPIYVDTQPIRDSVREQGLQEGHVLVTIQYPYNYVKYWGFGVGKSVLTDLSSLEQLEQLALY from the coding sequence ATGGATATACTGCTGCCTTTGCTCGCCTTGAAAGGAATCGAATTGACGCTGGCGGCCTCCGTGATCGCGCTCCTCGTGCTGATGCTTCGCCGGTTCGGACGCAAACTGCTGGGGCCCCAAACGATATGCTGGCTCTGGCTCCTATTCCTGTTAAAGCTTTGCCTGCCTTTCGCGATCCCGAGTCCTACCAGCATTGAAAACTGGACTGACGCCTACCTGTACGAGCGGCAATTCGGCGTCGGCGCCGCGTTCTCTTCTATAGGAAGGGGCTGGAGTGAAGTCAGGGAGGTTGTATTGGGTCCACCCGCCCTTTCCCCCCCTTCCCGGGAAACGCGTGTGTACCGTGACGGCGAAGAAACGTGGATTCCCCTCCCTTCGTTGGAGCACCAATTGATCGAATCCACCCGCACCCAATCAAGCCTGACGGAGGTAGTTATTGCGGTCGCATGCGTATGGATTGGCGGGATTTGCATTTATGCGGCCATCGATTGGACACGAAGCCGCCGGACGCGCCGACTTGTCCGATCAGCACTTTCATGCGAGGACCGGGAACTGCTTGAGTTGTTCGACAAATGCCGAGAGGAAGCCGGCATACGCGGGCATGTCCGTCTAATGAGATCGGGGATTCTCTTCCCCGCGCTTCACGGATTACGCCGGCCGGTCATTTTGCTGCCATACGACTACGACAAGAACTATTCGGCGGAAGAATTGCGGTTTATTCTGTTGCACGAGTTGATGCATTACAAGCAAAAAGACCTCCTCTTGCTCGGTTTGTCCCGAGCCTTGCAGATCGCTCATTGGATAAATCCGCTCGTGCACTTGGCCGTACATAAGTATCGCGATGATCTGGAAATCCGCTGCGATTCGCGCGTGTTGCTGCTGCTCAGACGTGAGGAACAAACGCGCTACGGGATGCTGCTCATTAGACAAGGGGAGTTGAACAGCATGCCTTCTCTTCCCGGAATCGGAGCGAACTTGGTGACCCGGCACGCTCCACTGGCGGAACGGATCAGAACGATCGCCAATTTCCGAACCGAGCGCCAGGGCAAACTCAAGGCTATCTCGGGTGTCTGCCTGTTTGTTTTCTTATTTTTTTGCCTGCTGCCTTCAAACAATATGTACGCTGCTTTATATGCGGATAATTCACCAAAACTATACGCGTTTTGGTTGGACGAACGTACCGATCCGCGCAGTCAGCAGACCCTGTCCAGCATTGCGGAGCAAATGAGCGGCCTCCCGTCCAACAACCCAAGCGTCTCCATGCTGCTCAAGTCAGACTTTGACAGCTTGCCGCTTGGGCAGTTCCGGACCCGCCTACGGATACTTTCGGAGACCGAAAGGGATTGTCCGATCTATGTGGATACGCAGCCGATTCGCGATTCGGTCCGGGAACAAGGATTACAAGAAGGACATGTGCTGGTGACGATACAATATCCTTACAATTACGTCAAGTATTGGGGCTTCGGTGTCGGCAAAAGCGTGCTGACGGACCTGTCCAGTCTCGAGCAATTGGAACAGCTGGCATTGTACTGA
- a CDS encoding TetR/AcrR family transcriptional regulator — MVNQEDPRVLRTRQLIGEAFRDLLQKKGFDAITIKDIAQRATINRATFYAHYEDKYALLEEITEQAFHEMIPEQVVNAREFTDEICDQLILLTHNYIVDFYRICRIDSNAFATLVDDKIKKMLQQTIESILLKEDTRHKTDRDHVKIIAAMTGSAIYGAAHYGVTVGGNNRADLLVDIVRPFVMNGLRQYRNGL; from the coding sequence ATGGTAAATCAGGAAGATCCAAGGGTTTTGCGTACACGACAGTTAATAGGGGAAGCATTCAGAGATTTGTTGCAGAAGAAAGGATTTGATGCCATAACCATAAAAGATATTGCACAGAGAGCCACTATTAACCGCGCCACTTTTTATGCCCATTATGAAGATAAATATGCTTTGTTGGAAGAAATCACGGAACAGGCATTTCACGAGATGATTCCTGAACAAGTGGTGAATGCGCGGGAGTTTACCGATGAAATATGCGACCAGTTGATCTTGCTGACACATAACTACATTGTAGATTTTTATCGGATATGCAGAATAGATTCCAACGCATTTGCTACGCTTGTCGATGATAAAATAAAGAAAATGTTGCAGCAAACCATAGAAAGCATTCTTTTGAAAGAAGATACCAGACATAAGACAGACCGCGATCATGTAAAGATTATTGCGGCCATGACTGGTTCGGCAATCTATGGCGCTGCGCATTATGGGGTTACGGTTGGGGGAAACAATAGAGCTGATTTACTTGTAGATATAGTTCGTCCTTTTGTAATGAACGGACTGAGGCAGTATCGCAATGGGCTATAA
- a CDS encoding ketopantoate reductase family protein, translating into MDTKQNRLLIFGAGVIGSVYSLRFAQSGLDVTLLARGKRLESLKRNGLRYNDNGTIKQTSVKTIEKLENEDIYDFIFVPVRYDQAESALTAIKNNQSKTIVTLTNTIGYDTWLEIVGDRLLPGFPGAGGDIKEDVLYAEFGSEKHQGTIFGEIHGQTTERLKELAKILEAADLHYEIQNNIQAFHVSHAALAIVNKHFYTNDGMVDIETARSESTLSKVAADIKQNIRLVEQAGIPVIPPEMKVMGEWPESDIISSYRQMLSNDFIIDVKLGNHAVSQKAEILLLDELFHKKLSLASDNQHERR; encoded by the coding sequence ATGGATACCAAACAAAATAGACTCTTGATATTTGGCGCCGGTGTGATTGGCAGTGTATATTCACTCAGGTTTGCACAGTCAGGACTGGACGTCACCTTACTGGCACGAGGAAAGAGGCTGGAATCGTTGAAAAGGAACGGACTGAGATACAACGATAATGGAACGATAAAGCAAACATCGGTCAAGACGATAGAAAAACTTGAAAACGAGGACATTTATGATTTCATCTTTGTTCCCGTACGATATGATCAAGCCGAATCTGCCCTGACAGCGATCAAGAATAATCAGAGCAAAACCATTGTCACCTTGACCAACACCATTGGATATGACACCTGGCTTGAAATCGTGGGCGACCGGTTACTCCCGGGATTCCCGGGTGCAGGCGGAGATATCAAAGAAGATGTTCTGTACGCAGAGTTCGGTTCCGAAAAACATCAAGGAACCATTTTTGGTGAAATCCATGGACAAACGACCGAAAGATTGAAAGAACTTGCCAAAATATTAGAAGCAGCGGATTTGCATTATGAAATCCAGAATAACATTCAGGCATTCCATGTTTCACATGCTGCGCTCGCTATAGTCAACAAGCATTTCTATACAAATGACGGAATGGTGGATATAGAGACGGCAAGAAGCGAGAGCACGCTAAGCAAGGTCGCCGCAGATATTAAACAAAATATTCGCCTGGTTGAGCAAGCCGGAATCCCGGTAATCCCGCCTGAAATGAAGGTAATGGGAGAATGGCCTGAGAGCGATATTATATCATCATACCGCCAGATGCTGAGCAATGACTTTATCATCGATGTAAAGCTTGGTAACCATGCCGTCAGCCAAAAAGCAGAAATCCTGTTATTGGATGAATTGTTTCATAAAAAGCTCTCCTTAGCGTCAGATAATCAACACGAGAGAAGATAA
- a CDS encoding helix-turn-helix domain-containing protein, with the protein MPQMDRYKNRTVNIEFAAVEDFSNLPYPERLTLIFITSGSMSGILNERPIVIAAPGVLCLAEDDDLKVLEKQNIAAQSFSFHPEFLNSVTLSETQGYFPSAPRIQTGLSFFECDHPNRGVPRITEKAYPLLFEWFFVLGTEVQAQSDERWACRIKKYFIQIMGLLEDLNRNSEQSPVDLVLEYIHTNYPRKITLEDLTNCAHLNRVTLNKLFQERCGTTAIGYLLSHRLKVAGDLLTHTDMNLNDIARATGFEYDTYFIKQFTSKKGISPTTYRTMSRKFSAVQ; encoded by the coding sequence ATGCCGCAAATGGATCGATACAAAAACCGTACCGTGAACATCGAATTTGCCGCCGTGGAGGATTTTAGCAATCTTCCATATCCTGAACGTCTAACTCTGATTTTCATTACGTCCGGAAGCATGAGCGGGATATTAAACGAACGCCCGATCGTTATCGCCGCTCCCGGCGTTCTTTGCCTGGCTGAAGATGATGATCTGAAAGTCCTTGAGAAGCAGAACATTGCCGCACAATCCTTTAGTTTTCATCCCGAGTTTCTGAACAGCGTAACTCTTTCCGAAACCCAGGGTTACTTTCCGTCTGCTCCGAGAATACAAACAGGTCTTTCCTTTTTTGAATGTGATCATCCCAATAGAGGTGTGCCTCGTATAACCGAGAAAGCATATCCGCTTTTATTTGAATGGTTTTTTGTACTTGGTACGGAAGTGCAGGCGCAAAGCGATGAACGGTGGGCGTGCAGAATAAAAAAATACTTTATTCAAATTATGGGTTTGCTTGAGGATTTGAATCGCAATAGCGAACAATCGCCTGTTGATTTGGTGTTGGAATATATACACACGAATTATCCCAGAAAAATTACTTTGGAAGATTTGACGAATTGCGCTCATTTGAACCGTGTGACGCTTAATAAGTTGTTTCAGGAAAGATGCGGAACTACAGCGATCGGCTACTTGCTTTCGCATCGTTTGAAAGTAGCGGGTGATCTGTTAACGCATACGGATATGAACCTGAATGATATCGCCCGTGCCACCGGATTTGAGTATGATACCTACTTCATCAAGCAATTTACATCCAAAAAAGGGATCTCGCCGACAACGTATCGGACGATGTCCCGTAAGTTCTCGGCCGTTCAATAA